A single region of the Podospora pseudopauciseta strain CBS 411.78 chromosome 1, whole genome shotgun sequence genome encodes:
- a CDS encoding hypothetical protein (COG:S; EggNog:ENOG503P5WI), whose protein sequence is MAAPAPQATATPSTQATGPISDADVAEWKDKFNKVLAAPSEHFNSKSPATAQPWTHNFWNFVNPLETCLMTWCLPCVVFGRTHHRVNKSASLRGYEPINTSCLLFCGSTAVCMQWLPMAIQRADFRAKYNLQGSCAVDVALACCCGCCDIVQMDKEAELRASGEQSQNGIQEQYKAAEVMVVPVEQKQ, encoded by the exons ATGGCCGCTCCCGCCCCCCAAGCCACTGCTACCCCTTCGACCCAGGCCACCGGTCCCATCTCTGACGCCGACGTGGCCGAGTGGAAAGACAAGTTCAACAAAGTCTTGGCCGCACCCTCCGAGCACTTCAACTCCAAGTCGCCCGCCACCGCTCAGCCATGGACACACAACTTCTGGAACTTTGTCAATCCGCTCGAGACATGTCTTATGACTTGGTGCTTGCCGTGTGTCGTGTTTGGCAGGACACATCACAGGGTGAACAAGAGCGCTAGTCTGAGGGGCTATGAGCCTATCAACACTTCG TGCCTGCTATTCTGCGGTTCAACAGCTGTCTGCATGCAGTGGCTTCCCATGGCGATTCAGAGAGCGGATTTCCGAGCCAAGTACAACCTTCAGGGTAGCTGCGCGGTGGATGTTGCCTTGGCGTGCTGCTGCGGGTGCTGTGACATCGTGCAGATGGATAAGGAGGCTGAGCTGAGGGCTTCTGGGGAGCAGAGCCAGAATGGGATTCAGGAGCAGTATAAAGCTGCTGAGGTTATGGTTGTGCCTGTGGAGCAGAAGCAGTAg
- the GUF1_1 gene encoding Translation factor guf1 mitochondrial (EggNog:ENOG503NVHB; COG:J) gives MGTGYTSFSPNRQDKNHIAHELKVLAKFCTVANFYLAFAQGLSLVPVVKKVDLPTADVERALGQMEDVFELDCKDAVRVSAKTGVGIAEVLPAVFEKVRPPEGDPKGNLRMLLVDSWVFDGTVKAGDRLVSFATGNEYVVGEVGIQYSNEVQQKLLRAGQVGYVFFNPGMKRIQDAKIGDTFTTKGKEREVEPYPGFEEPKPMVFVAAFPTDQGDYEKLKESIGQLVLKDRSITMLRGEYGSDIIITEPAVPVKIVWSDEKEEIITNPAEFPDGEDHRLKRATLYKPIVAATITLPEQYLGRVMEFCESVRGVQKSVEFFYATQVILKYELPTASLVDDLFGKLKGATKGYATLDYEDAGWRESSLVKLNVLVNKVPVDAVARVVHSSQVERLGRQWVTKFKEHVDRQMFEVIIQAAAGKRVVARETLKPFRKEVLAKLHASDIGRRRKLLDKQKAGRKRLRAVGNVVIDLSAFQKFLTK, from the exons ATGGGCACCGGTTATACCTCATTCTCTCCCAACCGCCAGGACAAGAACCACATAGCACATGAGCTTAAAGTGTTAGCAAAGTTCTGT ACGGTGGCGAATTTTTATTTGGCGTTTGCGCAGGGGTTGAGTctggtgccggtggtgaaGAAAGTTGATTTGCCTACGGCGGATGTGGAGAGGGCGTTGGGGCAGATGGAGGACGTGTTTGAGTTGGACTGTAAAGATGCGGTGAGGGTGAGTGCGAAGACTGGGGTTGGGATTGCAGAGGTTCTGCCGGCGGTGTTTGAGAAGGTTAGGCCGCCGGAGGGGGATCCAAAGGGGAATTTgaggatgttgttggtggatAGTTG GGTGTTTGATGGGACGGTGAAGGCGGGGGATAGGTTGGTTAGTTTTGCGACGGGGAATGAGTATgttgtgggggaggtggggataCAGTATTCTAATGAGGTGCAGCAAAAGCTGTTGAGGGCGGGACAGGTGGGGTATGTTTTTTTCAATCcggggatgaagaggataCAGGATGCAAAGATTGGGGATACGTTTACGAccaaggggaaggagagggaggtggaacCGTATCCGGGCTTTGAGGAGCCGAAGCCGATGGTGTTTGTGGCGGCTTTTCCGACGGATCAGGGGGATTATgagaagctgaaggagaGTATTGGGCAGTTGGTGCTGAAGGATAGGAGTATTACGAT GCTGAGGGGGGAGTATGGGAGTGATATTATTATTACGGAGCCGGCGGTGCCGGTTAAGATTGTGTGGAgtgatgagaaggaggagattaTCACGAACCCGGCCGAGTTTccggatggggaggatcaCAGGCTAAAGAGGGCGACGTTGTATAAGCCAATAGTGGCGGCGACGATTACCCTGCCGGAGCAGTATCTGGGACGAGTGATGGAGTTTTGTGAGAGTGTGAGGGGGGTGCAGAAGAGCGTCGAGTTCTTTTACGCGACGCAGGTGATTCTTAAGTATGAGTTGCCCACGGCGAGTTTGGTGGATGACCTGTTTGGCAAGTTGAAGGGCGCAACTAAGGGGTATGCGACGCTGGACTATGAGGATGCcgggtggagggagagcaGTTTGGTGAAGCTGAATGTGCTGGTGAATAAGGTACCGGTGGATGCGGTGGCGAGAGTGGTGCATAGCAGCCAGGTGGAGAGGCTGGGGAGGCAGTGGGTGACCAAGTTTAAGGAGCATGTGGATAGGCAGATGTTTG AGGTCATCATCCAAGCTGCGGCTGGCAAGAGAGTCGTTGCAAGAGAAACGTTGAAGCCATTCAGAAAAGAGGTCCTGGCCAAGCTGCATGCCAGTGATAtcgggcggaggaggaagctgCTTGACAAGCAAAAGGCCGGACGTAAAAGGTTGAGGGCGGTGGGCAACGTGGTCATTGATCTGTCGGCCTTCCAGAAATTTTTAACAAAGTAG
- a CDS encoding hypothetical protein (EggNog:ENOG503P106) — protein sequence MSPPFSISPIQPGPDANLPQPDDQLLSLLPASYRTASDDIAAAGRNVSACIAKELDLQRLHRILSWLWVAGRPMPPCPLHRQLLLSRELFVTEQMDMHLVWTSGRLFVKPIPCFLLDPVFWMEYLCCRSGCSCSVASECNRPALQRRALGFLFSYAALISHESDFSIAQDKHLLPPEVTWLTWRHFVEQLDTERIYSKVDARFHYGELRLSRLNKIYFLSQRPFLLHRYMSHWQQYGAFFQDNFAWLASATIYIAIVLTAMQVGLATKTLADNDAFQSASYGFTVFSILGPVAAAGLIVLVFCYMFIDNWAATVAYRKRRQQHIGSSFESL from the exons ATG TCTCCACCTTTCTCCATCTCGCCAATCCAGCCAGGGCCAGATGCCAACCTACCGCAGCCCGACGATCAACTCTTATCACTCCTGCCCGCGTCCTACCGCACCGCTTCCGACGACATTGCCGCCGCAGGTCGGAATGTAAGCGCCTGCATCGCGAAAGAACTCGACTTGCAGAGGCTTCACAGGATCCTGAGCTGGCTGTGGGTTGCCGGTCGCCCCATGCCACCGTGTCCGCTGCatcgccagctcctcctctcccgggAGCTCTTCGTCACGGAGCAGATGGACATGCACCTGGTCTGGACAAGCGGCCGATTATTTGTCAAACCAATCCCGTGTTTTCTGCTCGACCCTGTTTTCTGGATGGAGTATCTCTGTTGCCGTTCGGGTTGCAGCTGTTCCGTTGCGAGCGAATGCAATCGGCCGGCCCTACAGCGGCGTGCGCTCGGGTTCCTGTTCTCGTACGCCGCGCTCATCTCACATGAAAGTGACTTTTCTATAGCACAGGACAAGCACTTGCTGCCGCCGGAGGTAACATGGTTAACATGGAGGCACTTTGTCGAACAGCTGGACACCGAGCGCATTTACTCTAAGGTGGATGCTCGGTTTCACTACGGCGAGCTCCGCCTCTCCCGTCTGAACAAGATATATTTCCTCTCGCAGCGCCCGTTCCTCCTTCATCGCTATATGTCACACTGGCAACAATACGGGGCCTTTTTCCAAGACAACTTCGCCTGGCTGGCGTCCGCTACTATCTATATCGCTATCGTCCTTACCGCTATGCAGGTCGGGCTGGCGACGAAGACGCTAGCCGACAACGACGCCTTCCAATCCGCATCCTACGGCTTTACTGTTTTCTCTATCCTAGGCcccgtcgccgccgccgggcTTATTGTGTTAGTGTTTTGTTATATGTTTATCGATAACTGGGCGGCAACGGTGGCGTATAGAAAGAGAAGACAGCAGCACATAGGTAGCAGCTTTGAGAGTCTATGA
- a CDS encoding hypothetical protein (EggNog:ENOG503P15Y) encodes MARLRVGSLHWLHSLHKYWQISPNPGNSCQPAVAGLIVWSSFAANIASDIYLIVIPLPLLWGSRLRLVKKIGSTLVLSAGIFLLVCATLKNIFVDDINGAELAGTRGTREAFVAVVTTNLPMVFPLFKSWLKPLFGSTSQRTTDNKYKTPDGFRRGNGNSSNILTSVTFTEREERIVNEIKMQNMKTEVSGGGTTHVHKECEGQKGIVVLTEFDVSEDARSVQHSEPGPPPAKPKKAW; translated from the exons ATGGCTCGCCTCCGTGTTGGCAGTCTTCACTGGCTGCATTCCCTCCACAAGTACTGGCAGATTAGCCCCAACCCGGGCAATAGCTGCCAACCCGCCGTGGCTGGCCTTATCGTCTGGTCTTCCTTCGCCGCGAATATCGCATCTGATATCTACCTCATCGTCATTCCCCTCCCGCTTCTCTGGGGTTCCAGGCTTCGCCTTGTCAAAAAAATCGGTTCCACTCTCGTCCTGAGCGCCGGTATCTTCCTCCTTGTCTGCGCCACCCTGAAGAATATCTTCGTC GACGACATCAACGGCGCTGAACTCGCCGGCACCCGGGGCACCCGCGAGGCCTTCGTAGCtgtcgtcaccaccaacctccccatggtcttccccctcttcaagTCCTGGCTCAAGCCCCTCTTCGGCTCCACTTCGCAGCGCACCACCGACAACAAGTACAAGACCCCGGACGGGTTCCGCCgcggcaacggcaacagtTCCAACATCCTGACCAGCGTCACCTTCACCGAGAGAGAGGAGCGAATCGTCAACGAAATCAAGATGCAGAACATGAAGACGGAAGTCTCGGGCGGCGGCACAACCCACGTGCACAAGGAGTGCGAAGGGCAGAAGGGCATCGTCGTGCTGACCGAGTTTGATGTCAGTGAGGATGCGAGGAGTGTGCAGCACAGTGAGCCTGGGCCGCCGCCGGCAAAGCCGAAGAAGGCCTGGTAA
- a CDS encoding hypothetical protein (EggNog:ENOG503PYI5; COG:S), with product MLDQVIILQDSAQRLSTTYNTLTYRVLCSDSSLRDLFSSIKTVSVALDSCRGLLEQLKSGTTSIPIPTDLSPRLEANLEECKEAFADADEKAKKLMPQLGQLGSTKLFEIFTPAEIYRLTSQLYARGREFYRVGQAIRLQTISQLPQNILSNARQPFGQPLQIRGFQPIVQFQPPRFQYQPNNTPNINEKSQPTGHTTLHDLCATTGKTTKTTTVIKSLLEKGADPTATLNATYSQLTAVHIASYHNNIAALEAIKDSMTTTKTFTYQPTTTRYTHYQTAPSNYTSYQPTSYIGQYKWKNLLKQKDFRGMTPLHWAAYGVCPEATEFLLKEVEDAGLRQEVVDGRDREGRTALIVLAGGYKLRDRESVTKIAKGLVKAGASLDMGDRRGKTARGMVVELGVEKEAAGKKEEEQTGGGGGVFGLGYQGGYQAYRWQGYQGGGQQSNGLPGWRGNSYQGGGRTSGR from the exons ATGTTGGACCAGGTCATCATACTACAGGATTCCGCCCAGAGGCTCTCAACAACCTACAACACCTTGACGTACCGGGTCCTATGCAGTGACAGCAGTCTGAGGGATCTTTTCAGTAGCATCAAGACTGTCTCTGTAGCACTGGACTCGTGCAGAGGTCTTCTTGAACAGCTCAAGTCTGGCACAACCAGCATTCCGATACCCACAGATCTCTCCCCGCGTCTTGAGGCGAACCTGGAGGAGTGCAAGGAGGCCTTTGCGGATGCCGACGAGAAGGCAAAAAAGCTGATGCCCCAGCTCGGTCAGCTCGGTTCCACGAAGCTGTTTGAGATATTCACGCCTGCTGAGATATATCGGCTGACGAGTCAGCTATATGCGAGGGGACGGGAGTTTTATCGGGTTGGTCAGGCTATTAGGTT ACAAACAATCTCACAActcccccaaaacatccTCTCCAACGCCCGACAGCCATTCGGCCAGCCCCTCCAAATCCGAGGTTTCCAACCCATCGTTCAATTCCAACCCCCGAGATTCCAATACCagcccaacaacacccccaacatcaacgagAAATCCCAACCGACCGGgcacaccaccctccacgaTCTATGCGCCACCACCGGaaaaaccaccaaaaccactACCGTCATCAAGTCCCTCCTGGAAAAAGGAGCCGACCCAACCGCGACACTCAACGCAACTTATTCCCAGTTAACAGCCGTACACATCGCCTCctaccacaacaacatcgCCGCGCTGGAAGCCATCAAGGACAGTATGACAACTACCAAAACATTTACATACCAGCCAACTACCACCAGGTACACCCACTATCAGACAGCCCCCAGTAATTACACTTCCTATCAGCCTACAAGTTACATCGGGCAGTACAAATGGAAGAACCTGCTCAAACAGAAAGATTTCCGGGGCATGACGCCCCTTCACTGGGCAGCCTATGGTGTCTGTCCTGAGGCGACAGAGTTCTTGCTTaaagaggtggaggatgctgGGTTGAGGCaagaggtggttgatggcagGGATCGAGAGGGGAGGACGGCGTTGATTGTTCTAGCGGGGGGCTATAAGTTGCGGGATAGGGAGTCGGTGACAAAGATTGCGAAGGGACTAGTCAAGGCGGGGGCGAGTTTGGATATGGGGGATAGGAGGGGGAAGACGgcgagggggatggtggttgagcttggggttgagaaggaggcggctgggaagaaggaggaggagcagacgggtggtggtggtggtgtttttgggTTGGGCTATCAAGGGGGTTATCAGGCTTATAGGTGGCAGGGTTATCAGGGAGGGGGGCAGCAGAGTAATGGTTTGCCGGGTTGGAGGGGAAATAGCTATCAGGGAGGAGGTCGGACAAGTGGGAGGTAA
- a CDS encoding hypothetical protein (EggNog:ENOG503P1PW; COG:U), with translation MPSVNLSQAMHLIGWTTALSLLAGAIAFGLWFYPTFARSKPVPSSQTGDSSGPARSTRQDVRLCQVNPDKNETDTDIDIIAIHGLDTKSPGTWTWVDPNDPNNTVNWLADPRMLPSQVEAARIFTCDWPADLLQPSDLVQKTDVEIALLLFEGIKRDLLRTHDKKKVDRPILFIASCLGGIILAKALVGADYKCSSYYSLRTATRGIIFLATPFGGTSFEDVAIWADPGLTVWALIRRREVSNLLGWVKGSTFALEALVRRFTRLCQDNHNPCHVFCFYELGKTNLWRKVFPWLPASLPGWKQLVDMRSAILQIVLEPLPLNRTHRLMNKFDGPKCPDYKQVSGKILEFLTKICNGTPLAQADARIRNVHYSLERLKIERLSGDLLPMDRCYINLAIVDTTAFPVSLLARLNVETPDKTIEVTLPTLFEPRKSQDGQKKQPSRILIRGRAGVGKTTLCKKIVHDFKYNNLWQGLFNRVLWVPLRNLKVEKRQSAGYNFRDLFYHEYFSQDLEGRELSEALWRALKDIKSGRTLFILDGFDEVSQGLGGDMSVFLEELLNQANVIITARPNARLPPRLDPLDLELETIGFYPDQITAYIENNFTDRETRERDLEKIKEVQSFLQRHPLMQGLMRIPIQLDAFCYTWNGFPREGVPETMTAVYKAIEESLWKKDILKLQKKKDGEPVTGDQIKKASRKKIESFVEQELRFLECLAFLGFYDDVIEFDWKLRNAVSDRFASDLLLDKDLPCLSFLRTSDPSSNDQDRNYHFLHLTFQEYFAARYFIRQWKDKQQLNCLQLSRDNCNNMEPATFIEKYKYDPRYDIFWRFVAGLLDADNMALDFFQMIEKEPRDLLGPTHQRLVMHCLSEVERKESNFTGLRARLENQLEQWLLFESDFTGNSKLVHEMECPGQVLSNVLTQASEGERTVILESLSRRTAVPLNIIEVVSPWLTNRTSARQCAAILRMLGNQDNNLPDKIHQSIAARLEHKDRRVRRAAIEALQRRADLHDQVLQSIAARLEDEDRRVRRAAIEALRGRTDLSGQVFQSIIARLEHKDRDVREAAIKALRGRAVLPDQVLQSIAARLEDEDGGVRWAAIEALRGRADLSDQVLQSIAARLEDEDGGVRWAAIEALLYQSALSLDVLIPYIRSFYDALLQKSFREHLYCVQHNVKEVVRKLLLEKGAANVNDGRRRLPSTLSC, from the exons ATGCCTTCTGTCAATCTCAGTCAGGCCATGCATTTGATCGGATGGACCACTGCTCTTAGTCTCTTAGCTGGTGCGATTGCCTTTGGCCTGTGGTTCTATCCCACGTTCGCGCGTTCTAAGCCCGTACCGTCGTCTCAGACCGGGGACAGCTCAGGCCCCGCACGATCCACGCGACAAGACGTCCGCCTCTGTCAAGTTAACCCTGACAAGAACGAGACAGACACCGACATCGACATCATTGCCATTCATGGCCTCGACACAAAGTCGCCAGGCACGTGGACATGGGTAGACCCCAACGATCCCAACAATACCGTTAATTGGCTGGCCGACCCGCGAATGCTGCCGAGTCAAGTGGAAGCAGCTCGCATCTTTACATGCGACTGGCCTGCCGATCTGCTTCAGCCGTCAGACTTAGTCCAGAAAACGGACGTCGAAATCGCTTTGCTCCTATTCGAAGGAATCAAGAGAGATCTCTTGAGAACGCAtgataaaaagaaagtagACCGGCCGATTCTCTTCATCGCTTCCTGCCTTGGGGGAATCATCTTGGCAAAGGCTCTTGTGGGCGCCGATTATAAATGTAGTAGCTATTATAGTCTGAGAACAGCAACACGCGGGATTATTTTCCTCGCCACCCCGTTTGGAGGGACTTCGTTCGAAGACGTGGCTATCTGGGCAGATCCAGGTCTGACCGTATGGGCTCTGATCCGTCGCCGAGAAGTGAGTAACCTGCTCGGCTGGGTGAAGGGATCGACCTTCGCTCTTGAGGCACTAGTTCGGAGGTTCACGCGGCTATGTCAAGATAATCACAACCCCTGCCATGTGTTCTGCTTTTACGAACTTGGAAAAACGAATCTCTGGCGCAAGGTATTTCCTTGGCTGCCAGCCTCGCTCCCTGGATGGAAGCAG CTGGTCGACATGAGGTCAGCAATCCTTCAAATCGTCCTTGAACCGCTGCCGCTCAATCGAACCCACCGCCTGATGAACAAATTCGACGGCCCTAAATGTCCGGACTACAAACAAGTCTCTGGAAAGATTCTAGAGTTTCTCACAAAGATATGTAATGGAACCCCCCTCGCACAGGCGGACGCCAGGATTCGCAATGTGCACTATTCGCTGGAACGGCTCAAAATTGAACGACTGTCGGGCGACCTGCTGCCGATGGACAGATGCTACATCAATCTGGCCATTGTCGA CACAACAGCCTTCCCCGTTTCACTCCTCGCCCGACTAAATGTGGAGACACCGGACAAGACGATCGAGGTCACGCTGCCGACGCTGTTTGAGCCCCGCAAGTCACAGGACGGCCAGAAGAAACAGCCAAGTCGCATCCTGATCCGTGGACGGGCAGGAGTGGGTAAGACTACTCTATGCAAGAAGATTGTCCATGATTTTAAATACAACAACCTATGGCAGGGCTTGTTCAATCGCGTGCTTTGGGTACCACTGCGGAACCTGAAGGTGGAAAAGAGACAGAGTGCCGGATACAACTTCCGGGATTTGTTTTACCATGAGTATTTCTCTCAAGATCTCGAAGGCCGCGAGCTCTCCGAAGCATTATGGCGCGCCTTGAAGGACATCAAGAGCGGCAGGACTTTGTTCATCCTCGACGGCTTCGACGAAGTGTCACAGGGCCTAGGCGGCGACATGTCCGTCTTCCTCGAAGAGCTCTTGAATCAGGCGAATGTCATCATCACTGCCCGGCCCAACGcacggcttcctcctcggctaGATCCTCTTGACCTCGAGTTGGAAACCATTGGATTCTACCCGGACCAAATCACGGCCTACATTGAAAACAACTTTACCGATCGAGAAACGCGCGAACGCGATTTGGAAAAGATCAAAGAGGTTCAATCGTTTCTGCAACGCCATCCGCTCATGCAAGGTCTAATGCGTATCCCGATCCAGCTAGATGCGTTTTGCTACACCTGGAATGGTTTTCCTCGGGAAGGTGTGCCGGAGACCATGACAGCTGTCTACAAAGCTATCGAGGAGAGTCTGTGGAAAAAAGATATCTTGAAGCtacagaaaaagaaggatgGTGAGCCTGTAACGGGAGACCAGATTAAGAAGGCTAGCCGGAAAAAGATTGAAAGCTTCGTGGAGCAGGAGCTCAGATTCCTTGAGTGCCTTGCCTTTTTGGGCTTCTATGACGACGTGATAGAGTTCGATTGGAAACTTCGAAACGCTGTTTCTGATAGATTTGCATCAGATCTCCTACTCGACAAAGATCTGCCTTGTCTCTCATTCCTACGAACGTCGGACCCTTCATCAAACGACCAAGATCGAAATTACCACTTCTTACACCTCACGTTTCAAGAGTATTTTGCAGCACGGTATTTCATTCGACAGTGGAAAGATAAACAACAGCTCAATTGTCTGCAACTCAGCCGTGACAATTGTAACAATATGGAACCTGCCACTTTCATTGAGAAGTATAAATACGATCCTCGCTACGATATCTTCTGGCGCTTTGTCGCAGGATTACTCGATGCCGATAACATGGCCCTCGACTTCTTCCAGATGATTGAGAAGGAACCACGCGATCTCCTAGGACCTACGCACCAACGCCTTGTCATGCATTGCCTGAGCGAAGTTGAGCGGAAGGAGTCGAATTTCACGGGACTTCGAGCGAGACTAGAAAACCAACTAGAACAGTGGCTACTGTTTGAATCCGATTTTACGGGGAATTCCAAACTAGTCCATGAAATGGAGTGTCCGGGGCAGGTCCTGTCCAATGTATTAACGCAAGCATCTGAAGGCGAAAGAACGGTTATTCTCGAATCACTATCTAGACGAACAGCAGTGCCGCTCAATATTATAGAAGTTGTATCTCCCTGGCTAACCAACCGCACCTCTGCACGCCAATGTGCTGCTATCTTGCGTATGTTAGGAAACCAGGATAATAACTTACCGGACAAGATCCACCAAAGCATTGCAGCACGGCTCGAGCATAAGGACCGGCGCGTCCGGCGGGCAGCAATCGAGGCGCTTCAACGCCGCGCCGACCTCCACGACCAGGTGCTCCAAAGCATCGCAGCACggctcgaggatgaggaccgGCGCGTCCGGCGGGCAGCAATCGAGGCGCTTCGAGGCCGCACCGACCTCTCCGGCCAGGTATTCCAGAGCATTATAGCACGGCTCGAGCATAAAGACAGGGACGTCCGGGAGGCAGCAATCAAGGCGCTTCGAGGCCGCGCCGTCCTCCCCGACCAGGTGCTCCAAAGCATCGCAGCACggctcgaggatgaggacgggGGCGTCCGGTGGGCAGCAATCGAGGCGCTTCGAGGCCGCGCCGACCTCTCCGACCAGGTGCTCCAAAGCATCGCAGCACggctcgaggatgaggacgggGGCGTCCGGTGGGCAGCAATCGAGGCGCTTCTATATCAATCAGCATTATCGTTAGATGTCCTCATCCCATATATCCGATCCTTTTACGACGCTTTACTCCAGAAGAGCTTTAGGGAGCATTTATACTG CGTGCAACATAACGtcaaggaggtggtgaggaagctACTGTTAGAGAAGGGCGCTGCTAATGTTAATGATGGACGCAGACGGCTGCCGTCCACACTTAGCTGCTGA
- a CDS encoding hypothetical protein (EggNog:ENOG503P8Q7), with amino-acid sequence MLPCTSCETLNLTDCRVLDRSSKCNHCLRASRPDCDVLGLTPALTASLRRQKEKLDAEEQEARATMLQAASKLTRVDTQRRNLSAKFRRIAAREERLIEDLEREEAQAASSASPSLVPSFDCTSASNWLDPNLPIDPSLDLQSAFGPLPGSTVGSPRSSPPLAVQGSSDGTPPASQGN; translated from the coding sequence ATGCTTCCCTGTACTTCCTGCGAAACCCTTAACCTTACCGATTGCCGCGTTCTTGACCGTTCCTCCAAATGCAATCATTGTCTTCGTGCTAGTCGTCCCGACTGCGATGTCCTGGGTCTCACTCCCGCCCTAACGGCCTCCCTTCGTCGCCAAAAGGAGAAATTGGATGCCGAAGAGCAAGAGGCTCGCGCAACCATGTTACAGGCGGCGTCGAAACTTACTCGGGTAGATACCCAGCGTCGTAACTTATCCGCCAAGTTTCGTCGCATCGCAGCCCGCGAGGAGCGGTTGATTGAGGACTTGGAGCGGGAAGAGGCGCAAGCCGCTTCTTCCGCTAGCCCCTCCTTGGTCCCTTCCTTCGACTGCACCTCCGCGTCGAACTGGCTAGATCCAAACCTCCCAATTGATCCGTCCCTCGACCTCCAGTCTGCCTTTGGCCCTCTTCCTGGCTCGACGGTCGGTTCTCCCCGGAGTTCCCCTCCTTTAGCCGTCCAGGGTTCCTCCGATGGaactcctccagcttctcagGGCAACTAA